The genomic DNA ATGCGATGCGTCAAACAAGGGGATTGGAAACTGATCAAATACGATGTCCTCGATGGCAAGGTCCGCGAGACGCAACTGTTCAACTTGGCCGCCAATCCGCATGAATTTCTGACGCAGCATCACGCATCGTCGGTCAGCCAGTTGACGGGGACTGCCCCCACCGCGGACCAAGTGAACCTGGCCGACGACCCGCGATTTGCGGAGAAGCGGAAAGAAATGGAAGCCCTGCTGTTATCGCAGCAACAGAAGTTCGACGATCCCTACCGATTGTGGGACCAGCCGCAGAACGACTGATCCAGATTGCCAGCATCCCACCGCCAAGGCATCGTTGCCGGGGCGGTGGTGTTATAATTCGACCTTCAAAAATCACTCACCTTTCACCCCGACAGGTTCCACATCATGAGATTTCAAACTCTTGCTTCACACAAATGGTTCGTCGCAGCATCCCTGGCCAGCGCTCTGCTGGGCGGTGCGATCATGAGCGGACAACTGGGAGACCGATCGGTGGCGATCGCCGACGAAAAACCAGCAGCCAAGACACAGCTGTTGCGGCACGTGGTGCTGTTTAAGTTCAAAGAGAGTTCATCCGAGGCGGACGTTCAGAAGGTCGTCGACGAGTTCGGCAAACTGAAGAGCAAGATCCCGCAGATCTACGCCTATGAACACGGCACCGAGAACAGCCCCGAAGGGCTCGCCGACGGGTTC from Rosistilla oblonga includes the following:
- a CDS encoding Dabb family protein yields the protein MRFQTLASHKWFVAASLASALLGGAIMSGQLGDRSVAIADEKPAAKTQLLRHVVLFKFKESSSEADVQKVVDEFGKLKSKIPQIYAYEHGTENSPEGLADGFTHCFLVTFKSEADRAAYLPHADHLAFVDVLKPHLDKVLVVDYWTNE